From Methanococcus voltae, one genomic window encodes:
- a CDS encoding Hsp20/alpha crystallin family protein, with the protein MFGRDTDPFDIIKSMGFMTGMGDISSSFGSFGSKKHVKIGNLEIQGEGFMPITVIDGDESIKIMAFLPGVEKNNIIINAVGNSIELRAKREPLAITESENVVYNEMSSEEDAYRMITLQSPVKESDSKAKFENGMLTLVLPKSEVSIKKGIDIE; encoded by the coding sequence ATGTTTGGAAGAGATACGGACCCTTTCGATATTATAAAATCTATGGGATTTATGACTGGAATGGGAGATATTAGCTCCTCATTTGGTTCTTTTGGTTCAAAAAAACATGTAAAAATAGGTAATTTGGAAATTCAGGGTGAAGGATTTATGCCGATTACAGTTATTGACGGTGATGAGTCAATAAAAATTATGGCATTTTTACCAGGGGTTGAAAAAAACAACATTATAATAAACGCAGTTGGAAATTCAATTGAATTAAGAGCTAAAAGAGAACCTTTAGCAATTACGGAATCAGAAAACGTCGTATATAATGAAATGTCTTCAGAAGAAGATGCTTACAGAATGATTACTTTACAATCACCTGTAAAAGAGAGCGATTCAAAAGCTAAATTTGAAAACGGAATGTTAACGTTGGTGCTCCCTAAATCGGAAGTTTCAATTAAAAAAGGAATTGATATTGAATAA